The Roseateles sp. XES5 genome window below encodes:
- a CDS encoding EamA family transporter produces the protein MSSVQAAAFGRAMIVLAVLLQAIGKVMYGTWLGSLPTPFFVLVSFALTAAFFLALSWRGAGARAFGPLLLLNAATALTFLSFFYALKRIEPAIVGAVEIGIGPILAILIARLTKGEHPSAARLVVCIGILAGCAILAAAALHGSGFASFGKTAWLGLAASVAAGIGAVLITVASKTLLERGWKFGAVLAHRFYLILPLSLAMTFGTDVAAIEWSGPLVAALLAVSLVGVLAPLYLLQIGIGRCDPYTVMVTMAALPVLTFLIEGLSPLYSWSWLTAAGLAVVTAFLLLDVAAKRR, from the coding sequence ATGTCTTCTGTACAGGCAGCCGCTTTCGGCCGCGCCATGATCGTGCTTGCGGTGCTGCTGCAGGCCATCGGAAAGGTTATGTACGGGACATGGCTGGGGTCACTTCCGACGCCCTTCTTCGTGCTCGTCAGCTTCGCCCTCACGGCGGCGTTCTTCCTTGCGCTGTCCTGGCGCGGCGCCGGGGCGAGGGCATTCGGGCCGCTGCTGCTGCTCAATGCCGCCACCGCACTCACCTTCCTCAGCTTCTTCTACGCCCTGAAGCGCATCGAGCCGGCTATCGTCGGGGCGGTGGAGATCGGCATCGGCCCGATCCTCGCTATCCTCATCGCGCGCCTCACGAAGGGTGAGCATCCATCCGCGGCTCGGCTTGTCGTCTGCATCGGCATCCTTGCCGGCTGCGCCATCCTCGCGGCGGCAGCCCTCCATGGCAGCGGCTTCGCCTCCTTCGGCAAGACGGCGTGGCTTGGGCTTGCGGCAAGCGTTGCGGCGGGTATCGGCGCCGTGCTGATCACCGTTGCGTCGAAGACGCTGCTGGAGAGGGGCTGGAAGTTCGGTGCGGTTCTCGCGCACCGGTTCTACCTCATCCTGCCGTTGTCGCTGGCAATGACCTTCGGAACCGATGTCGCAGCGATCGAATGGTCGGGACCCCTCGTTGCCGCGCTTCTCGCGGTCTCGCTGGTCGGCGTGCTGGCACCGCTCTACCTGCTGCAGATCGGCATCGGCCGCTGCGATCCCTATACCGTGATGGTGACGATGGCGGCGCTGCCGGTGCTGACCTTCCTCATCGAAGGCCTGTCGCCGCTCTATTCCTGGTCATGGCTGACGGCTGCCGGCCTTGCCGTCGTCACGGCCTTCCTGCTGCTCGACGTCGCCGCGAAACGGCGGTGA
- a CDS encoding DUF1062 domain-containing protein: MQNTLVVRWTIVPTAAPQPIIACSTCGGPRPFRSSDRLRLNANGKKLDAWLIYKCTVCDRTWNRSLFERRNIREIDPATLQALQSNDVQWARRHAFDIEALRRKVPRIEIFPESRVRKTVLSQASVWNRIEIVLSVPVQGSLRLDRLLAAELDLSRSRLQALQETGRLKAAPFHKDALRRPARDGSRIVIDVGDLPERTALSGAARGEDG; this comes from the coding sequence ATGCAAAATACTCTTGTGGTCCGCTGGACCATCGTTCCCACCGCCGCGCCGCAGCCGATCATCGCCTGCAGCACCTGCGGCGGGCCAAGACCGTTCCGGTCGAGCGACAGGCTGAGGCTCAACGCCAATGGCAAGAAGCTCGATGCCTGGCTGATCTACAAATGCACGGTTTGCGACAGGACCTGGAACCGCTCGCTCTTCGAACGCCGGAACATCCGGGAGATCGACCCCGCGACCTTGCAGGCCCTGCAATCCAATGACGTGCAATGGGCGCGCCGCCACGCTTTCGATATCGAGGCGCTGCGGCGGAAGGTGCCGCGCATCGAGATCTTCCCCGAAAGCAGGGTCCGGAAAACCGTGCTTTCGCAGGCCTCCGTCTGGAACAGGATCGAGATCGTCCTTTCGGTTCCGGTGCAGGGTTCGCTGAGGCTCGACAGGCTTCTTGCCGCGGAACTGGACCTGTCCCGGTCACGGCTTCAGGCCTTGCAGGAAACGGGAAGACTGAAGGCCGCGCCGTTCCACAAGGACGCCCTGCGCCGGCCCGCGCGGGATGGCAGCCGCATCGTCATCGATGTCGGTGATTTGCCGGAACGGACGGCGCTGTCCGGGGCGGCTCGCGGCGAGGATGGCTGA
- a CDS encoding ABC transporter permease, translating to MTARVITPAARCGNIALATVAILSLVFLMVPLVVIVLFSFNSGGDFSYPIKGFSLRWYVEFFTTPTWTDALANSLMVAVATTALATPLGTMAALGLATPGLPGRRLINGFLLIPMVAPVVIVGVGMYFLFSMIGLTATFIGLVLAHTALAVPFVVVTVSAVLTALDRRLLWAAASMGATPLESFRAVTLPAILPGIGSGAIFAFATSLDEVVVTVFLAGPGQRTLPREMFTIARDTLTPTIAAAATVVMLLSMLLLGVSVLLNRRSRRTEATA from the coding sequence ATGACCGCGCGCGTGATCACCCCCGCCGCCCGCTGCGGCAATATCGCCCTTGCCACCGTCGCCATCCTGAGCCTCGTCTTCCTGATGGTGCCGCTGGTGGTGATCGTGCTCTTCTCGTTCAATTCGGGCGGCGACTTCAGCTACCCGATCAAGGGCTTCTCGCTGCGCTGGTATGTGGAGTTCTTCACCACGCCGACCTGGACCGACGCGCTCGCCAACAGCCTCATGGTAGCAGTGGCGACGACGGCGCTGGCAACGCCGCTCGGCACCATGGCGGCGCTCGGGCTTGCCACGCCCGGCCTGCCGGGTCGCCGGCTGATCAACGGTTTCCTGCTCATTCCCATGGTCGCGCCGGTAGTGATCGTCGGTGTCGGCATGTACTTCCTCTTTTCGATGATCGGCCTCACCGCCACCTTCATCGGCCTCGTTCTGGCGCATACGGCGCTTGCCGTGCCCTTCGTGGTCGTCACCGTCTCCGCCGTGCTGACGGCGCTCGACCGCCGGCTGCTCTGGGCCGCGGCCAGCATGGGTGCGACGCCGCTCGAGAGCTTCCGGGCCGTCACGTTGCCGGCCATCCTGCCGGGCATCGGATCCGGCGCCATCTTCGCCTTCGCCACGTCGCTCGACGAAGTCGTCGTCACGGTCTTCCTCGCCGGCCCGGGGCAGCGCACCCTGCCGCGCGAGATGTTCACCATCGCCCGCGACACGCTCACCCCCACCATCGCCGCCGCCGCGACCGTGGTGATGCTGCTCTCCATGCTGCTGCTCGGCGTGTCCGTTCTGCTCAACCGCCGGTCCCGTCGTACGGAAGCGACGGCCTAG
- a CDS encoding ABC transporter permease, translating into MWRGYALIAPLLLFLMATFLVPAGLIVWRSVADPEMQAALPATSAALASWDGRGLPGEEAETALAADLKAADRAALASLSRRLSYEDAGFRALLQSTKRALDGGKTLPLASINPKWGDNGSWQIMKRAVGPAGSYHLLSAFDLKHDYVEGVVPSRDGGLYRSIIVRTFVIALVTSVITLLIAFPLCAFLLRQTPRVHNILLLMVLLPFWTSILVRTTSWLALLQDRGVINTLLMDLGLIDTPFQLLYNRFGVIVALVHVMLPFMIFPLLSNMRSIDARLYRAALSLGATPVHAFFRVYLPQAMPGMMAGTLMVFVVTLGFYITPMLVGGPADQMISYYIALFTTGTLNWGLASSLGLILLTATMSLYALQNFLASGSNGQRR; encoded by the coding sequence ATGTGGCGCGGTTATGCGCTGATCGCGCCGCTCCTGCTTTTCCTGATGGCGACATTTCTCGTGCCCGCCGGCCTGATCGTCTGGCGCTCCGTGGCCGATCCGGAAATGCAGGCCGCGCTTCCGGCGACATCAGCCGCGCTTGCTTCCTGGGACGGCAGGGGACTTCCCGGCGAGGAGGCCGAGACGGCGCTCGCCGCCGACCTCAAGGCGGCCGATCGTGCGGCGCTCGCATCGCTCAGCCGCCGGCTTTCCTACGAGGATGCGGGCTTCCGCGCCCTGCTGCAATCCACCAAGCGTGCGCTCGACGGCGGCAAGACGCTGCCGCTCGCCTCGATCAATCCGAAATGGGGCGATAACGGCAGTTGGCAGATCATGAAGCGCGCGGTGGGGCCGGCAGGCAGCTACCATCTTCTTTCCGCCTTCGACCTCAAGCACGACTACGTCGAAGGCGTCGTCCCCTCGCGGGATGGCGGGCTATACCGATCGATCATCGTGCGCACTTTCGTGATCGCACTGGTAACGTCGGTGATCACGCTGCTCATCGCCTTTCCGCTTTGCGCCTTCCTGCTGCGGCAGACGCCGCGCGTGCATAATATCCTCCTGCTGATGGTGCTGCTGCCATTCTGGACCTCGATCCTCGTGCGCACCACCTCCTGGCTCGCGCTCCTGCAGGATCGCGGCGTCATCAACACGCTGCTGATGGATCTCGGCCTCATCGATACGCCGTTCCAGCTGCTTTACAATCGCTTCGGCGTCATCGTCGCGCTGGTGCATGTCATGCTGCCCTTCATGATCTTCCCGCTGCTCAGCAACATGCGCTCCATCGATGCCCGGCTTTACCGCGCCGCGCTTTCCCTTGGCGCGACGCCCGTCCATGCCTTCTTCCGGGTCTATCTGCCGCAAGCCATGCCCGGCATGATGGCCGGCACGCTGATGGTCTTCGTGGTGACGCTCGGTTTCTATATCACGCCCATGCTCGTCGGCGGCCCGGCGGACCAGATGATCAGCTACTACATCGCGCTCTTCACCACGGGCACGCTCAACTGGGGTCTCGCCTCCTCGCTCGGCCTCATCCTGCTCACCGCGACCATGTCGCTCTATGCCCTCCAGAACTTTCTGGCGAGCGGCAGCAACGGCCAGCGGAGGTAG
- a CDS encoding ABC transporter substrate-binding protein, whose translation MLKKTLLAFLMASVVPLAAANARDLVIVSNGGTFQEAQHNAIFVPYQEKSGKKVVEDTWENGIGVLRTKVESGDSGWDIVIAESEELQIACEEGLILPLDVDRLGGKDNYVQGAVSECGIGAAIYNHVLAYDKSRISAPPSWADFFDLAKYPGKRSMRNSPKTSLEFALLADGVKPDEVYQVLSTPEGVDRAFAKLDTIKSSLVFWSSGGQPMQLLSSGEVVMTTSFNGRVTNAINKENKPFGIVWDQSLQTVDSWVILKTSPNVDAAYDLLKFAGEAEPQSHLPEVQPIGITSAKAFDLIDAKLRADLPTAPENAGNVLKIDDAFWIDNIDTLTARWAEWSAK comes from the coding sequence ATGCTCAAGAAAACGCTTCTCGCCTTCCTCATGGCCAGCGTCGTGCCGCTTGCGGCCGCCAATGCCCGCGACCTCGTGATCGTCTCCAACGGCGGCACGTTCCAGGAAGCCCAGCACAACGCCATCTTCGTGCCCTACCAGGAAAAGAGCGGCAAGAAGGTGGTGGAAGACACCTGGGAGAACGGTATCGGCGTGCTGCGCACCAAGGTGGAAAGCGGCGACAGCGGCTGGGACATCGTGATCGCCGAGAGCGAGGAACTGCAGATCGCCTGCGAGGAAGGGCTGATCCTGCCGCTCGACGTCGACCGCCTCGGCGGCAAGGACAATTACGTGCAGGGCGCCGTCAGCGAATGCGGCATCGGCGCGGCGATCTACAATCACGTTCTCGCTTACGACAAGTCGCGCATCAGCGCGCCGCCGAGCTGGGCCGATTTCTTCGACCTTGCGAAATATCCGGGCAAGCGCTCCATGCGCAATTCGCCGAAGACCAGCCTGGAATTCGCCCTGCTTGCCGACGGCGTGAAGCCGGACGAGGTCTACCAGGTGCTCTCGACGCCCGAGGGTGTCGACCGGGCCTTCGCCAAGCTCGACACGATCAAGTCCTCGTTGGTCTTCTGGTCCTCCGGCGGCCAGCCGATGCAGTTGCTCTCCTCCGGCGAGGTGGTCATGACGACCTCCTTTAACGGTCGCGTCACCAACGCGATCAACAAGGAAAACAAGCCCTTCGGCATCGTTTGGGACCAGTCGCTGCAGACCGTGGACAGCTGGGTCATTCTCAAGACCTCGCCGAATGTCGACGCCGCCTACGATCTCCTGAAGTTCGCCGGCGAGGCGGAGCCGCAGAGCCATCTGCCGGAAGTCCAGCCGATCGGCATCACCTCCGCCAAGGCTTTCGACCTCATCGACGCCAAGCTGCGCGCCGACCTGCCGACCGCGCCGGAAAATGCCGGCAACGTGTTGAAGATCGACGATGCTTTCTGGATCGACAATATCGACACCCTGACCGCCCGCTGGGCGGAATGGTCGGCCAAGTAA
- a CDS encoding ABC transporter ATP-binding protein — MTSPERQTGEGAPIVSFRSVTKRYDGKTTVVDGLDLDIARGEFLTLLGPSGSGKTTTLMMLAGFEWPDAGTITFEGRDITGLPPYRRDMGVVFQSYALFPHMSVAENIAFPLGVRKVDAAERRRRVEEALALVHLTSFADRHPAQLSGGQQQRVALARALVYRPRMVLMDEPLGALDKALREQMQTEIKNIHRQLGLTFVYVTHDQDEALTMSDRVAVFHQGRIQQITSPTEIYTRPRNRFVASFLGETNMLEGTVTALSDGMADIRLAGGTVLSARAGEGLAVGGPAVFVARPESISPAAAGPNRLDGTVSESAFHGDHVRVRVDIPGGQSLQIKLNPQSGACLPGAGGTVSLSVPAADALVLA; from the coding sequence ATGACGAGCCCGGAGCGCCAGACGGGAGAGGGGGCTCCCATCGTTTCCTTCCGGTCCGTCACCAAGCGGTACGACGGCAAGACGACCGTGGTCGACGGGCTGGATCTCGACATCGCCAGGGGCGAGTTCCTGACATTGCTCGGCCCCAGCGGCTCGGGCAAGACGACGACGCTGATGATGCTGGCCGGCTTCGAGTGGCCGGATGCCGGCACCATCACCTTCGAGGGCCGCGACATTACCGGCCTGCCGCCCTACCGGCGCGACATGGGCGTGGTGTTCCAGAGCTACGCGCTGTTCCCGCATATGAGCGTGGCGGAAAACATCGCCTTCCCGCTCGGCGTGCGCAAGGTCGATGCGGCCGAGCGGCGGCGGCGGGTGGAAGAGGCGCTGGCGCTGGTGCATCTCACCAGTTTCGCCGACCGCCATCCCGCTCAGCTTTCGGGCGGCCAGCAGCAGCGCGTGGCGCTTGCCCGCGCGCTCGTCTACCGGCCGCGCATGGTGCTGATGGACGAACCGCTCGGCGCGCTCGACAAGGCGCTGCGCGAGCAGATGCAGACCGAGATCAAGAACATCCACCGCCAGCTCGGCCTCACCTTCGTCTATGTCACGCATGACCAGGACGAGGCGCTGACCATGTCGGACCGCGTCGCGGTCTTCCATCAGGGCCGCATCCAGCAGATCACCTCGCCGACCGAGATCTACACCCGGCCGCGCAACCGCTTCGTCGCGAGCTTCCTCGGCGAAACCAACATGCTGGAAGGCACTGTGACGGCGCTTTCGGACGGCATGGCCGACATCCGCCTTGCCGGCGGCACCGTGCTTTCGGCGCGGGCGGGCGAGGGGCTTGCGGTGGGCGGCCCCGCCGTCTTCGTCGCGCGGCCGGAATCCATTTCGCCTGCTGCCGCCGGGCCGAACCGGCTCGACGGCACCGTCAGCGAAAGCGCCTTCCATGGCGACCATGTGCGGGTGCGCGTGGACATACCGGGCGGGCAATCGCTGCAGATCAAACTCAATCCGCAATCGGGCGCCTGCCTGCCGGGGGCCGGCGGGACGGTGTCGCTCTCCGTGCCGGCGGCCGATGCGCTGGTTCTCGCATAG
- a CDS encoding aminotransferase — protein sequence MNQIIPNSASGRDIKFHAHPQTNFRLHEQVGPAIVDSGDGVRISDTDGQQLIDGMAGLWCASLGYSERRLVEVAHAQMLKLPYIQTFAHRTSEPVIDLAEALIARAPSPMSKALFQASGSEAVDTAIKLSWFYHAAIGKPEKRKIIGRQRAYHGTTIASASLTGLPNMHNGWGLPLPGFLHVSCPDTYRGMLADETEEAYSARLGEELEALILREGPETISAFFAEPVMGTGGVVVPPRGYFDHVQRILRKYEILFVADEVICGFGRTGAYWGSQLYGLEPDMLTCAKGLSSAYFPISALMMTDRVYQAVADFTAQLGGFGHGYTYGGHPVGAAVANETLKIYDEIDICGQVRAKAPILQDGLRALAGSSIVGDVRGIGLMAAVEFVEDKAEKRPFAPAAGIGAKVADAVKARGVLLRALGPTLVFSPPLVAAPGDIEAIVAAVKGGIEEVEGQLGR from the coding sequence ATGAATCAGATTATTCCAAACTCCGCTTCGGGTCGCGATATCAAATTCCACGCCCATCCTCAGACCAATTTTCGCCTGCATGAGCAGGTGGGGCCGGCCATCGTCGATTCGGGTGACGGTGTTCGCATAAGCGATACGGACGGGCAGCAGCTCATCGACGGCATGGCAGGCCTGTGGTGCGCCTCGCTCGGCTATTCCGAGCGTCGTCTCGTCGAGGTCGCCCATGCCCAGATGCTCAAGCTGCCCTATATCCAGACCTTCGCCCATCGCACCAGCGAGCCGGTGATCGATCTTGCCGAGGCGCTGATCGCCCGTGCCCCGTCGCCGATGTCCAAGGCGCTGTTCCAGGCGTCCGGCTCGGAGGCGGTCGATACGGCAATCAAGCTTTCCTGGTTCTACCACGCGGCCATCGGCAAGCCGGAAAAGCGCAAGATCATCGGCCGTCAGCGCGCCTATCACGGCACGACCATCGCCTCGGCCAGCCTCACGGGCCTGCCCAACATGCACAATGGCTGGGGCCTGCCGCTGCCGGGCTTCCTGCATGTCTCCTGCCCGGACACCTATCGCGGCATGCTGGCGGACGAGACCGAGGAGGCCTATTCGGCCCGCCTCGGCGAGGAGCTGGAGGCGCTGATCCTGCGCGAGGGGCCGGAGACGATCTCCGCTTTCTTCGCCGAGCCCGTCATGGGCACGGGCGGCGTCGTGGTGCCGCCGCGCGGCTATTTCGATCATGTCCAGCGCATCCTGCGCAAATACGAGATCCTGTTCGTCGCCGACGAGGTGATCTGCGGCTTCGGACGTACGGGCGCCTATTGGGGCTCGCAGCTCTATGGGCTGGAACCGGACATGCTGACCTGCGCCAAGGGTCTGTCCTCGGCCTATTTCCCCATCTCTGCGCTGATGATGACCGACCGCGTCTATCAGGCGGTCGCCGATTTCACCGCGCAACTCGGCGGCTTCGGCCACGGCTACACCTATGGCGGCCATCCGGTGGGCGCTGCCGTCGCGAACGAGACGCTGAAAATCTACGACGAGATCGACATCTGCGGCCAGGTGCGCGCCAAGGCGCCGATCCTGCAGGACGGGCTTCGTGCTCTCGCCGGCTCCTCCATCGTCGGCGACGTGCGCGGCATCGGCCTGATGGCCGCCGTTGAATTCGTCGAGGACAAGGCGGAAAAGCGGCCCTTCGCGCCGGCCGCCGGCATCGGGGCGAAGGTCGCCGACGCCGTGAAGGCGCGCGGCGTGCTGCTGCGGGCGCTGGGGCCGACCCTGGTCTTCTCGCCGCCGCTCGTCGCCGCGCCCGGTGACATCGAGGCCATCGTCGCTGCCGTCAAGGGTGGCATCGAAGAGGTAGAGGGGCAGCTCGGCCGATGA
- a CDS encoding IclR family transcriptional regulator, with protein MNEKMRSDGGVKSVQMAFDVLEAVAAAPDEIGVSELAVLLGTTKGTVFRHLQTLAERGYVDQNPVSSRYKLGMRSYFIGQVAAARIELLSASTEAISTLRDEIGETVVVSALRGTSLVVMKTVFGKSNLEIGVRQGSELVLHGTAQGKIALAFSRKPLLQQILRKPLTALTDQTLTDPAALEADIERARRQGYITAANEETFGINAVAAPVLDGTGDLAGTIAIVGSIQNIKAMPDEAQVQALLKASLRISWNLGYDKMAIGNR; from the coding sequence ATGAATGAAAAGATGCGCTCGGACGGGGGTGTGAAATCCGTTCAGATGGCGTTCGATGTGCTGGAGGCCGTGGCGGCGGCGCCGGACGAGATCGGCGTCAGCGAACTGGCCGTCCTGCTCGGCACCACGAAGGGCACGGTCTTCCGCCATTTGCAGACGCTGGCGGAACGCGGTTATGTGGATCAGAACCCCGTCTCTTCCCGCTACAAGCTCGGCATGCGTTCCTATTTCATCGGGCAGGTCGCCGCCGCGCGCATCGAACTGCTCTCCGCCTCCACCGAGGCGATCTCGACGCTGCGCGACGAGATCGGCGAAACCGTGGTGGTCTCGGCGCTGCGCGGCACGAGCCTCGTGGTGATGAAGACCGTGTTCGGCAAGTCGAACCTCGAGATCGGCGTGCGGCAGGGCAGCGAACTGGTGCTGCATGGCACGGCGCAGGGCAAGATCGCGCTTGCCTTCAGCCGCAAGCCGCTGCTCCAGCAGATTCTGCGCAAGCCGCTTACGGCGCTTACCGATCAGACGCTGACGGATCCCGCGGCGCTGGAGGCCGATATCGAACGCGCCCGTCGGCAGGGCTATATCACAGCCGCCAACGAAGAGACCTTCGGCATCAATGCAGTGGCCGCTCCGGTGCTCGACGGCACCGGCGACCTTGCCGGCACCATCGCCATCGTCGGTTCCATCCAGAACATCAAGGCGATGCCCGACGAGGCCCAGGTACAGGCGCTCCTGAAGGCGAGCCTGCGCATCTCCTGGAACCTCGGCTACGACAAGATGGCGATCGGCAACCGCTAG
- a CDS encoding amidohydrolase family protein, with amino-acid sequence MSEYFPFDPAPHGPAFAVPAGATDCQFHVFGPPETYPVRPGAAYQMPQATIAEALRMHAVLGIARGVIVQATTYGTDNSAMLDALAIAGPNYRGCTIGASLLDLDDRAIGLLDAAGVRGARFNFLGAVNLLPDEAAFARAVARAKELGWYIKIQPGQAGILDSVSLYEKLDLPVVIDHMGRPDIREGLDGPTVAKVCDLLRRGNVWVLLSNGHKISAEGPPWADAAGIARTYISAAPDRVLWASDWPHPLSKTPPPNDGDLLDLLNRYCDGDKALLRTILSDNPATLFGFPAWSVSGSD; translated from the coding sequence ATGAGCGAGTATTTCCCCTTCGATCCCGCTCCGCACGGCCCCGCCTTCGCGGTGCCGGCCGGGGCGACGGATTGCCAGTTTCACGTCTTCGGCCCGCCGGAGACCTATCCCGTACGGCCGGGCGCGGCCTACCAGATGCCGCAGGCGACTATTGCCGAAGCGCTGCGCATGCACGCGGTCCTCGGCATTGCGCGCGGCGTCATCGTGCAGGCGACCACCTACGGCACGGACAACAGCGCGATGCTGGATGCGCTTGCCATTGCCGGCCCAAACTATCGCGGCTGCACCATCGGCGCGTCGCTTCTCGACCTCGACGACCGGGCCATCGGCTTGCTAGATGCGGCGGGGGTGCGCGGCGCGCGGTTCAATTTCCTCGGCGCGGTCAACCTGTTGCCCGACGAGGCGGCCTTCGCGCGCGCCGTCGCGCGGGCGAAGGAGCTTGGCTGGTACATCAAGATCCAGCCGGGGCAGGCGGGCATTCTCGACAGCGTTTCGCTCTATGAGAAGCTCGATCTGCCCGTCGTCATCGACCATATGGGCCGGCCGGATATCCGCGAGGGTCTGGACGGCCCGACCGTGGCGAAGGTCTGCGACCTCCTCCGGCGCGGCAATGTCTGGGTGCTGCTGTCCAACGGACACAAGATTTCGGCGGAAGGACCGCCCTGGGCCGATGCGGCGGGGATTGCCCGCACCTATATCTCTGCCGCGCCCGACCGCGTGCTCTGGGCAAGCGACTGGCCGCATCCCCTGTCGAAGACCCCGCCGCCCAATGACGGCGACCTTCTCGACCTGCTCAACCGCTACTGCGATGGCGACAAGGCCCTGCTGCGCACGATCCTCAGCGACAATCCCGCCACCCTCTTTGGTTTTCCAGCCTGGAGCGTGTCAGGTTCAGATTGA
- a CDS encoding RidA family protein, with the protein MRRVSIHIPGFRHKNPIPNAARIGNLVMSGIINGVDPETGEVAEGMEAQCRFLFAHVRSIVEAAGGTTDDILKINVWMRDRSRREALNREWLAMFPDEASRPARHSLQADLEGRLEIQCDFVAVLPEKETAP; encoded by the coding sequence GTGAGACGCGTTTCCATCCACATTCCGGGGTTCCGGCACAAGAACCCCATCCCCAATGCCGCGCGGATCGGCAATCTCGTGATGTCGGGCATCATCAACGGCGTCGATCCCGAGACCGGCGAGGTCGCCGAGGGCATGGAGGCGCAGTGCCGTTTCCTGTTCGCGCATGTGCGCAGCATCGTGGAAGCGGCCGGCGGCACGACGGACGATATTCTGAAAATCAACGTCTGGATGCGCGACCGGTCGCGGCGCGAGGCGCTGAACCGGGAATGGCTGGCGATGTTCCCGGACGAGGCGAGCCGCCCGGCACGCCATAGCCTTCAGGCCGACCTTGAGGGACGGCTGGAAATCCAGTGCGATTTCGTCGCTGTTCTGCCCGAGAAGGAAACTGCGCCATGA
- a CDS encoding NAD-dependent succinate-semialdehyde dehydrogenase, protein MTASLFIDGAWTAGSGTRRGKVVNPATGQDIGDVAFAEVADLDRALAAAERSFAAWRRTTAFERYQILAKAAGLVRERAETIAAAITREQGKPLAEARMEAGATADFIDWYAQEGRRAYGRVIPSRIPGARQMTVAEPVGPVAAFSPWNFPCGQLVRKIAAALAAGCTIIAKAPEETPTCAIELVKCFAEAGVPAGVVNLVFGVPAEISGHLIPSPVIRKISFTGSVAVGRQLAAMAGQHLKRTTMELGGHAPFIVCGDVDVAAVATLGAGTKFRNAGQICTSPTRYLVDSAVHENFLERFTTIAEGLVVGDGAAAGTQMGPLAHARRIDAIDGLVRDAVEKGARLVTGGRRIGNQGNFYAPTVLADVPLAARVMSEEPFGPLAIVNRFDGLDAAIAEANRLPVGLGAYAFTRSSANAARLADEVESGMVSINHFGLAASETPFGGVKDSGHGSEGGSEGLEAYLAHKFVSQIGA, encoded by the coding sequence ATGACCGCATCCCTGTTCATCGACGGCGCCTGGACCGCCGGCAGCGGCACGCGCCGCGGCAAAGTCGTCAATCCCGCGACCGGCCAGGACATCGGTGACGTCGCCTTCGCCGAGGTCGCCGATCTCGACCGGGCGCTTGCCGCCGCCGAGCGCAGCTTCGCCGCCTGGAGGCGCACCACCGCCTTCGAACGCTACCAGATCCTCGCCAAGGCCGCGGGCCTCGTGCGCGAGCGCGCCGAGACCATCGCCGCCGCCATTACCCGCGAGCAGGGCAAGCCGCTTGCCGAGGCGCGCATGGAAGCGGGCGCGACCGCCGATTTCATCGACTGGTATGCACAGGAAGGCCGCCGCGCCTATGGCCGCGTCATTCCCTCGCGCATTCCCGGCGCGCGGCAGATGACCGTCGCCGAACCCGTAGGCCCCGTTGCCGCCTTCAGCCCGTGGAACTTCCCCTGCGGGCAGCTGGTGCGCAAGATCGCGGCGGCACTCGCCGCCGGCTGCACCATCATCGCCAAGGCGCCGGAGGAAACGCCGACCTGCGCCATCGAACTCGTCAAATGTTTCGCTGAGGCGGGCGTGCCGGCGGGCGTCGTCAATCTCGTCTTCGGCGTGCCGGCGGAGATTTCCGGCCATCTCATTCCGTCCCCGGTCATCCGCAAGATTTCCTTTACCGGCTCGGTCGCGGTCGGGCGGCAGCTTGCGGCGATGGCGGGCCAGCACCTCAAGCGCACGACCATGGAGCTTGGCGGCCATGCGCCGTTCATCGTCTGCGGCGACGTCGATGTGGCGGCCGTAGCGACGCTCGGGGCCGGCACGAAATTCCGTAATGCGGGCCAGATCTGCACCTCGCCGACGCGTTATCTCGTCGACAGCGCGGTGCATGAAAACTTCCTCGAACGCTTCACGACCATTGCCGAAGGCCTCGTTGTCGGCGACGGCGCGGCGGCGGGCACGCAAATGGGGCCACTCGCCCATGCACGGCGCATCGATGCCATCGACGGATTGGTGCGCGATGCGGTGGAAAAGGGGGCGAGGCTCGTCACCGGCGGTCGGCGCATCGGCAATCAGGGCAATTTCTATGCGCCGACGGTGCTGGCCGACGTGCCGCTGGCCGCGCGGGTGATGAGCGAGGAACCCTTCGGGCCGCTCGCCATCGTCAATCGCTTCGACGGGCTGGATGCGGCGATCGCGGAGGCGAACCGTCTCCCGGTCGGCCTCGGCGCCTATGCCTTCACCCGTTCCAGCGCGAATGCGGCCCGCCTTGCCGACGAGGTCGAGTCCGGCATGGTCTCGATCAACCATTTCGGCCTTGCTGCGTCCGAAACGCCCTTCGGCGGTGTCAAGGACAGCGGCCACGGTAGCGAAGGCGGCAGCGAAGGGCTGGAAGCCTATCTCGCGCACAAGTTCGTCAGCCAGATCGGCGCCTAG